A genomic segment from Burkholderia plantarii encodes:
- a CDS encoding DMT family transporter translates to MSALLAAAAFVALWSTGFVVARAIHPYADPNLYLLARFGGTALLFGVIALATRARWPAGREWGRHLLAGALLQGVYLGASYWAVAQGLPAGVMALLGALQPLATAALAVPLFDERLPARGWAGMALGLAGVALVLAPKLAAPAAASGLSALTVLVALLAIASITAGSLYQKTAVARTDLRTTVAVQNAGAAAVAAGFALALGETRWIASPTLWFSLAWGVAMLSGSAIVLLVWLLRRGGAARATSLMFLAPPLAALQGYLLFGETLGALQLAGFAVALAGVTLARARRAARLRL, encoded by the coding sequence ATGTCCGCCTTGCTCGCCGCCGCCGCGTTCGTCGCGCTCTGGTCCACCGGCTTCGTCGTCGCCCGCGCGATCCACCCCTACGCCGATCCCAATCTCTATCTGCTGGCCCGCTTCGGCGGCACCGCGCTGCTGTTCGGCGTGATCGCGCTCGCCACGCGCGCGCGCTGGCCCGCCGGCCGCGAGTGGGGCCGCCATCTGCTGGCGGGCGCGCTGCTGCAGGGTGTCTATCTCGGCGCGAGCTACTGGGCCGTCGCGCAGGGCCTGCCGGCCGGCGTGATGGCGCTGCTCGGCGCGCTGCAGCCGCTCGCCACCGCCGCGCTGGCGGTGCCGCTGTTCGACGAGCGGCTGCCCGCGCGCGGCTGGGCCGGCATGGCGCTCGGCCTGGCCGGCGTCGCGCTGGTGCTCGCGCCGAAGCTGGCCGCGCCGGCGGCGGCGTCGGGGCTGTCGGCGCTCACGGTGCTCGTCGCGCTGCTGGCGATCGCCTCGATCACGGCCGGCTCGCTCTACCAGAAAACCGCCGTCGCGCGGACCGACCTGCGCACCACCGTGGCCGTGCAGAACGCCGGCGCGGCGGCCGTGGCGGCCGGCTTCGCGCTCGCGCTCGGCGAGACGCGCTGGATCGCCTCGCCCACGCTGTGGTTCTCGCTCGCGTGGGGCGTGGCAATGCTCTCGGGCAGCGCGATCGTGCTGCTGGTCTGGCTGCTGCGCCGTGGCGGCGCCGCGCGCGCGACCTCGCTGATGTTCCTCGCGCCGCCGCTGGCCGCGCTGCAGGGCTACCTGCTGTTCGGCGAGACGCTCGGCGCGCTGCAGCTGGCCGGCTTCGCGGTGGCGCTGGCCGGGGTCACGCTGGCGCGGGCGCGCCGAGCCGCGCGTTTGCGCTTATGA
- a CDS encoding DeoR/GlpR family DNA-binding transcription regulator, which produces MLAEQRHQYILSELSRSGALSVAELVRTLGVSRETIRRDLNALATRGLVVTTHGGALAADRREPSLSEREAANADAKQSIGRRAADLVPDGASVLLDSGSTTHAVALALTDRHRLTIYTNDWRIAFALARRNENRVTLLGGELSDDEDATFGLDTIQQLAQYHVDFAFVGAGGVTQDGDLTDYTRIAAEVRSRMLASAATAVVVADHSKFGRVTPVRINGTENTRYLVTDRMPERAVRRAVASRGIELIVCEA; this is translated from the coding sequence ATGCTCGCAGAACAACGTCACCAGTACATCCTGTCCGAACTGTCCCGCTCGGGCGCCCTGTCGGTCGCCGAACTCGTGCGCACGCTCGGCGTGTCGCGCGAAACCATCCGGCGCGACCTGAACGCGCTTGCCACGCGCGGGCTGGTCGTCACCACCCACGGCGGCGCGCTGGCCGCCGACCGCCGCGAGCCGAGCCTGTCCGAACGCGAGGCCGCCAACGCCGATGCCAAGCAGTCGATCGGCCGGCGCGCGGCCGACCTGGTGCCCGACGGCGCGTCGGTGCTGCTCGATTCGGGCAGCACGACCCATGCCGTCGCGCTGGCGCTGACCGACCGCCACCGCCTCACGATCTACACCAACGACTGGCGCATCGCGTTCGCGCTCGCGCGCCGCAACGAGAACCGCGTGACGCTGCTGGGCGGCGAGCTGTCCGACGACGAGGACGCCACCTTCGGCCTCGACACGATCCAGCAGCTCGCGCAGTACCACGTCGATTTCGCGTTCGTGGGCGCCGGCGGCGTGACGCAGGACGGCGACCTGACCGACTACACGCGGATCGCCGCCGAGGTGCGCAGCCGGATGCTGGCGTCGGCCGCGACGGCCGTGGTGGTGGCCGATCATTCGAAGTTCGGTCGCGTCACGCCGGTGCGCATCAACGGCACCGAGAACACGCGCTATCTCGTCACCGACCGCATGCCCGAGAGGGCGGTGCGCCGCGCCGTGGCCTCGCGCGGGATCGAGCTGATCGTCTGCGAGGCGTGA
- a CDS encoding phospholipase D-like domain-containing protein — protein MSVTVRSYLSPTLVLLAFDWPPAASRDDFLGFAIRRTPGFHSADGKTRAASSWLPNRLTFDGPVADPQRDAPTDQAPIQKFMWWDARIDPPDRGQSFRYDVLPVVGRPDSLQVLDGEAGHCALTLPDHVVDGVGTWFNRAVVSSQAFARQVAAFGIGEHDTPTAAQALALRTWLANDLQQVFDLMLAPATRAVSAVYHLTDTLWALPAFEAFGRRHGADALAIVYDSHETRRTGKPPLPSPNQPAVDALQGLATLAPRDRTRIMHDKFIVTDDQAVDPHPAVLLTGSANFTTEGLTEQANVLHSFDSAILAGLYNDRARALAANPSIADTAKLASGWSEPVRVGSASVRVAFSPEPGKRRIEIDTIVAAIQAARHSVVFCLFMPTDAELREACFAAGDAGRMMFGLVNRISVKRAGQADADRRNGKPINTTQLANLELYHRSRDNRDVIDAEYFSPATVPKGFEPELRLFPGEPAPSYPPVVIHHKFIVIDAEGENPIVYTGSANMSANSEHDNDENLLEIRDRRLAGTYLAEFLRLYEHYRARALAIEAARGGKVNADAHPALALRPDSRWTKKYFVAGSPEEKARVALATPEPRA, from the coding sequence ATGTCCGTCACCGTGCGCAGTTACCTGTCCCCGACCCTGGTCCTGCTGGCGTTCGACTGGCCGCCGGCGGCGAGCCGCGACGATTTCCTCGGCTTCGCGATCCGCCGCACGCCGGGCTTCCACAGTGCCGACGGCAAGACGCGCGCGGCCAGCAGCTGGCTGCCGAACCGGCTGACCTTCGACGGCCCGGTGGCCGACCCGCAGCGCGACGCGCCCACCGATCAGGCGCCGATCCAGAAGTTCATGTGGTGGGACGCGCGCATCGATCCGCCCGATCGCGGCCAGTCGTTCCGCTACGACGTGCTCCCGGTGGTCGGCCGTCCCGACTCACTGCAGGTGCTCGACGGCGAGGCCGGTCATTGCGCGCTGACGCTGCCCGATCACGTGGTGGACGGCGTGGGCACCTGGTTCAACCGCGCGGTGGTCAGCTCGCAGGCGTTCGCGCGGCAGGTGGCGGCATTCGGCATCGGCGAGCACGACACGCCCACCGCCGCGCAGGCGCTCGCGCTGCGCACCTGGCTCGCCAACGACCTGCAGCAGGTGTTCGACCTGATGCTCGCGCCGGCCACGCGCGCGGTGTCGGCCGTCTACCACCTGACCGACACGCTGTGGGCGCTGCCTGCCTTCGAGGCGTTCGGCAGGCGGCACGGCGCCGATGCGCTCGCGATCGTCTACGACTCGCACGAGACCCGACGCACCGGCAAGCCGCCGCTGCCCTCGCCGAACCAGCCGGCCGTGGACGCGCTGCAGGGCCTCGCCACGCTCGCGCCGCGCGACCGCACGCGGATCATGCACGACAAGTTCATCGTGACCGACGACCAGGCCGTCGATCCGCATCCGGCCGTGCTGCTGACCGGCTCGGCGAACTTCACGACCGAGGGCCTCACCGAGCAGGCCAACGTGCTGCACAGCTTCGACTCGGCGATCCTCGCTGGGCTCTACAACGATCGCGCCCGCGCGCTGGCCGCGAACCCGTCGATCGCCGACACCGCGAAGCTCGCGAGCGGCTGGTCGGAACCGGTGCGGGTCGGCAGCGCGAGCGTGCGCGTGGCGTTCTCGCCCGAGCCCGGCAAGCGCCGCATCGAGATCGACACGATCGTCGCGGCGATCCAGGCGGCCCGGCATTCGGTGGTGTTCTGCCTGTTCATGCCGACCGACGCGGAACTGCGCGAGGCCTGCTTCGCGGCCGGCGACGCGGGGCGCATGATGTTCGGGCTGGTGAACCGGATCAGCGTGAAGCGCGCCGGGCAGGCCGACGCGGACCGGCGCAACGGCAAGCCGATCAACACCACGCAGCTGGCGAACCTCGAGCTCTATCACCGCAGCCGCGACAACCGCGACGTGATCGACGCCGAGTACTTCTCGCCGGCCACCGTGCCGAAGGGTTTCGAACCGGAGCTGCGGCTGTTTCCGGGCGAGCCCGCGCCGTCGTATCCGCCCGTCGTGATCCACCACAAGTTCATCGTGATCGACGCGGAAGGCGAGAACCCGATCGTCTATACGGGCTCGGCGAACATGAGCGCGAATTCCGAGCACGACAACGACGAGAACCTGCTCGAGATCCGCGACCGGCGCCTGGCCGGCACCTATCTCGCCGAGTTCCTGCGGCTCTACGAGCACTATCGCGCGCGGGCGCTCGCGATCGAGGCCGCGCGCGGCGGCAAGGTCAATGCCGACGCGCATCCGGCGCTCGCGCTGCGGCCCGATTCGCGCTGGACGAAGAAGTATTTCGTGGCGGGCAGCCCCGAGGAGAAGGCGCGCGTTGCGCTGGCGACGCCGGAGCCGCGGGCCTGA
- a CDS encoding TetR family transcriptional regulator translates to MKQGSNADAPDGATPARGSRRDESRRKYDPEQTKRNILEVATQEFSAMGLAGARVDAIAERTNTTKRMLYYYFDSKEGLYEAVLEKVYGDIRTLELELNIGELTPTEGMRRLVEFTFDYHDKHRDFVRLVSIENIHGAKYLEQLKSFKNRNVSIIKTIEELLVRGAEAGEFRTDIDAFDLHLMISSFCFHRVSNRYTFGAAFGRDPSAPRLRVRHRTMIADSVLGYIAR, encoded by the coding sequence ATGAAACAAGGTAGCAACGCCGATGCGCCCGACGGCGCGACGCCGGCCCGAGGCAGCCGCCGCGACGAGTCGCGGCGCAAGTACGACCCGGAGCAGACCAAGCGCAACATCCTGGAGGTCGCGACCCAGGAGTTCTCCGCGATGGGCCTCGCGGGCGCGCGCGTCGATGCGATCGCCGAGCGCACCAACACCACCAAGCGGATGCTCTATTACTACTTCGACAGCAAGGAAGGGCTGTACGAGGCGGTGCTGGAGAAGGTGTACGGCGACATCCGCACGCTCGAGCTCGAGCTGAACATCGGCGAGCTGACGCCCACCGAGGGCATGCGCCGCCTCGTCGAGTTCACGTTCGACTATCACGACAAGCATCGCGACTTCGTGCGGCTCGTCTCGATCGAGAACATCCACGGCGCGAAATATCTCGAACAGCTGAAGTCGTTCAAGAACCGCAACGTCAGCATCATCAAGACGATCGAGGAACTGCTCGTGCGCGGCGCCGAGGCCGGCGAATTCCGCACCGACATCGACGCGTTCGACCTGCACCTGATGATCAGCTCGTTCTGCTTCCACCGCGTGTCGAACCGCTACACGTTCGGCGCCGCGTTCGGCCGCGATCCGTCGGCGCCGCGTCTGCGCGTGCGCCACCGGACCATGATCGCCGACAGCGTGCTCGGCTACATCGCGCGCTGA
- a CDS encoding aldehyde dehydrogenase family protein, with translation MTSPLNSAPTAASSVSSLLAGLGVDLAARRGEALTARSPLDGAVLATLAADSAADAARKIDAAHAAFLRWRTVPAPLRGELVRGFGNVLREHKAALGRLVTLEAGKIASEGLGEVQEMIDICDFAVGLSRQLYGLTIASERPGHRMMETWHPLGVCGVISAFNFPVAVWSWNAALALVCGDPVVWKPSEKTPLTALACDALLARAIRAFDAAHPGVAPAELNQLLIGGRELGEALAASPRVPLVSATGSVRMGVEVAKVLGARLARGILELGGNNGMIVAPSADLDLVVRAVTFAAVGTAGQRCTTLRRLIVQRGVSAALLPRLETAFASVKVGDPLEADTLVGPLIDRAAFEAMQAALADARAQGGTVTGGERVATGGADAFYVRPAIVRMPAQTAVVTRETFAPILYVLEYDTLDEAIALHNGVPQGLSSSIFTNDLREAEQFMSAAGSDCGIVNVNIGTSGAEIGGAFGGEKETGGGRESGSDAWRNYMRRATNTINYSRELPLAQGVKFDV, from the coding sequence ATGACTTCCCCGCTGAATTCCGCGCCGACCGCCGCGTCATCCGTCTCCTCCCTGCTCGCCGGGCTCGGCGTCGATCTGGCCGCCCGGCGCGGCGAGGCGCTGACCGCGCGCTCGCCGCTCGACGGCGCCGTGCTGGCCACGCTCGCGGCCGACAGCGCCGCCGACGCGGCACGCAAGATCGACGCCGCCCACGCCGCGTTCCTGCGCTGGCGCACGGTACCCGCGCCGCTGCGCGGCGAACTGGTGCGCGGCTTCGGCAACGTGCTGCGCGAGCACAAGGCCGCGCTCGGCCGCCTCGTCACGCTGGAGGCCGGCAAGATCGCCTCGGAGGGGCTCGGCGAGGTGCAGGAGATGATCGACATCTGCGACTTCGCGGTCGGGCTGTCGCGCCAGCTGTACGGCCTGACCATCGCGTCCGAGCGCCCTGGCCACCGGATGATGGAGACCTGGCATCCGCTCGGCGTCTGCGGCGTGATCTCGGCGTTCAACTTCCCGGTGGCGGTGTGGTCGTGGAACGCGGCGCTCGCGCTGGTGTGCGGCGATCCGGTGGTGTGGAAGCCGTCCGAGAAGACGCCGCTCACGGCGCTGGCCTGCGATGCGCTGCTCGCCAGGGCGATCCGCGCGTTCGACGCGGCCCACCCCGGCGTGGCGCCGGCCGAACTGAACCAGCTGCTGATCGGCGGGCGCGAGCTGGGCGAGGCGCTGGCCGCGTCGCCGCGGGTGCCGCTCGTCAGCGCGACGGGCAGCGTGCGGATGGGCGTCGAGGTGGCGAAGGTGCTCGGCGCGCGGCTCGCGCGCGGCATCCTCGAACTGGGCGGCAACAACGGCATGATCGTCGCGCCGAGCGCGGACCTCGACCTGGTGGTGCGCGCCGTCACGTTCGCGGCGGTCGGCACGGCCGGCCAGCGCTGCACCACGCTGCGCCGGCTGATCGTGCAGCGCGGCGTGAGCGCGGCGCTGCTGCCGCGCCTGGAGACGGCGTTCGCGTCGGTGAAGGTCGGCGATCCGCTCGAAGCCGACACGCTGGTCGGCCCGCTGATCGACCGCGCCGCGTTCGAGGCGATGCAGGCCGCGCTGGCCGACGCGCGCGCGCAGGGCGGCACGGTGACGGGCGGCGAGCGCGTGGCGACGGGCGGCGCGGACGCGTTCTACGTGCGTCCGGCGATCGTGCGCATGCCGGCGCAGACGGCGGTGGTGACGCGCGAAACCTTCGCGCCGATCCTCTACGTGCTCGAATACGACACGCTCGACGAGGCGATCGCGCTGCACAACGGCGTGCCGCAGGGGCTCTCGTCGTCGATCTTCACCAACGACCTGCGCGAGGCCGAGCAGTTCATGTCGGCGGCCGGCAGCGACTGCGGGATCGTCAACGTCAACATCGGCACCAGCGGCGCCGAGATCGGCGGCGCGTTCGGCGGCGAGAAGGAGACGGGCGGCGGGCGCGAATCGGGCTCGGATGCCTGGAGGAACTACATGCGCCGCGCCACCAACACCATCAACTACAGCCGCGAGCTGCCGCTCGCGCAGGGCGTGAAGTTCGACGTCTGA
- a CDS encoding alkene reductase, which yields MNPLFTPTRVGPYPLEHRVVLAPLTRMRTDAHNVPGDLMVEYYAQRATEGGLLISDATAVSPLGIAYAGAPGIFSHAQVRGWQRVTAAVHAKGGRIFLQLWHAGRQAHPANIGGAAPVAPSAIRAYEQAAILDGDGQVIDAEQVMPRALTLDEIPAVIDEFRRGAALARLAGFDGVELHAANGYLLDQFLLDGSNHRTDLYGGPIENRARFLFDVLDAVVAEWGANRVGVRLSPSGTYGTMSDSDPLATYGHVVRRLDHYRLAYLHTIEPRIRGNEDADGSAAAVSTADVRGWYTGTLITAGGFDAHGAQQAVAGRAADLVAFGRLFISNPDLPARLRHGAPLSGYDRSTFYGGGARGYTDYAAHAAAASA from the coding sequence ATGAACCCCCTTTTCACTCCCACCCGCGTCGGCCCCTATCCGCTCGAACATCGCGTCGTGCTCGCCCCGCTCACGCGCATGCGCACCGACGCGCACAACGTGCCCGGCGACCTGATGGTCGAGTACTACGCGCAGCGCGCGACCGAAGGCGGCCTGCTGATCAGCGACGCCACCGCCGTCTCGCCGCTCGGCATCGCCTACGCCGGCGCGCCCGGCATCTTCAGCCACGCCCAGGTGCGCGGCTGGCAGCGCGTGACGGCGGCCGTCCACGCGAAGGGCGGACGCATCTTCCTGCAGCTCTGGCATGCGGGGCGCCAGGCGCATCCGGCCAACATCGGCGGCGCCGCGCCGGTGGCGCCGTCGGCGATCCGTGCCTATGAACAGGCCGCGATCCTCGACGGCGACGGCCAGGTGATCGACGCCGAGCAGGTGATGCCCCGCGCGCTCACGCTCGACGAGATTCCCGCCGTGATCGACGAATTCCGGCGCGGCGCGGCGCTCGCGCGGCTGGCCGGCTTCGACGGCGTCGAACTGCACGCGGCCAACGGCTACCTGCTCGACCAGTTCCTGCTCGACGGCTCGAACCATCGCACCGACCTCTACGGCGGCCCGATCGAGAATCGCGCGCGCTTCCTGTTCGATGTGCTCGACGCGGTGGTCGCCGAGTGGGGCGCGAATCGCGTGGGCGTGCGGCTCTCGCCGAGCGGCACCTACGGGACCATGTCGGACAGCGATCCGCTCGCCACCTACGGCCACGTCGTGCGCCGGCTCGACCACTACCGGCTCGCCTACCTGCACACGATCGAGCCTCGCATCCGCGGCAACGAGGATGCCGACGGCAGCGCCGCCGCGGTCTCGACCGCCGACGTGCGCGGCTGGTACACCGGCACGCTGATCACCGCCGGCGGCTTCGACGCGCACGGCGCGCAGCAGGCCGTGGCCGGGCGCGCGGCCGATCTGGTCGCGTTCGGCCGGCTGTTCATCTCGAACCCGGACCTGCCGGCGCGGCTGCGCCACGGCGCGCCGCTCAGCGGCTACGACCGCTCGACGTTCTACGGCGGCGGCGCGCGCGGCTACACCGATTACGCCGCGCACGCGGCGGCCGCGTCCGCCTGA
- a CDS encoding MFS transporter, with amino-acid sequence MATEDRLTTAADAAPPDAGAIAARLDRLPPTRTVWKLVVLLSLGFFFELYDLLYSGYVAPGLVKGGILSATTHGLFGTTGVASFIAALFAGLFIGTLACGFLADRFGRRGVFTWSLLWYTAANVVMAFQDTAGGLNFWRFVVGLGLGVEMVTIGTYISELVPKQIRGRAFACEQAVGFCAVPVVAFLAYLLVPRAPFGLDGWRWVVLIGAHGAIFVWWIRRALPESPRWLAQQGRLDEADRVMRALEAKVAAEYGRPLPPPGPAEPVAARGRFADMWVAPYRKRAVMMTIFNVFQTVGFYGFANWVPTLLIKQGITITTSLMYSSVIALAAPVGPLIGLAIGDRFERKSVIVAMAGAAIVCGLLFSRSGSATLLVLLGIGLTLANNIMSYSFHAYQAELFPTAIRARAIGFVYSWSRFSAIFTSFVIASVLNGFGTAGVFAFISAAMLIVMASIGLMGPRTRGIALEKISH; translated from the coding sequence ATGGCCACCGAAGACCGACTCACGACCGCTGCCGACGCCGCGCCGCCCGATGCCGGCGCGATCGCGGCGCGCCTGGACCGCCTGCCGCCGACCCGCACCGTCTGGAAGCTCGTGGTGCTGCTGAGCCTCGGCTTCTTCTTCGAACTCTACGACCTGCTTTACAGCGGTTACGTGGCGCCGGGCCTCGTGAAGGGCGGCATCCTGAGCGCGACCACGCACGGGCTGTTCGGCACCACCGGCGTGGCGAGCTTCATCGCCGCGCTGTTCGCGGGCCTGTTCATCGGCACGCTCGCCTGCGGGTTCCTCGCCGACCGCTTCGGGCGGCGCGGCGTGTTCACCTGGTCGCTGCTCTGGTACACGGCGGCCAACGTCGTGATGGCGTTCCAGGACACGGCGGGCGGCCTCAACTTCTGGCGCTTCGTGGTGGGCCTCGGGCTCGGCGTCGAGATGGTGACGATCGGCACGTACATCTCGGAGCTGGTGCCCAAGCAGATCCGCGGCCGCGCGTTCGCCTGCGAGCAGGCGGTGGGCTTCTGCGCGGTGCCGGTGGTCGCGTTCCTGGCCTACCTGCTGGTGCCGCGCGCGCCGTTCGGCCTCGACGGCTGGCGCTGGGTGGTGCTGATCGGCGCGCATGGCGCGATCTTCGTCTGGTGGATTCGCCGCGCGCTGCCGGAGAGCCCGCGCTGGCTCGCGCAGCAGGGCCGGCTCGACGAGGCGGACCGCGTGATGCGCGCGCTCGAGGCCAAGGTGGCCGCCGAATACGGCCGGCCGCTGCCGCCGCCGGGGCCGGCCGAGCCGGTGGCCGCGCGCGGCCGCTTCGCCGACATGTGGGTGGCGCCGTACCGCAAGCGCGCCGTGATGATGACGATCTTCAACGTGTTCCAGACGGTGGGCTTCTACGGCTTCGCGAACTGGGTGCCGACGCTGCTGATCAAGCAGGGCATCACGATCACCACCAGCCTGATGTATTCGAGCGTGATCGCGCTGGCCGCGCCGGTCGGGCCGCTGATCGGCCTCGCGATCGGCGACCGCTTCGAGCGCAAGAGCGTGATCGTGGCGATGGCGGGCGCGGCGATCGTCTGCGGGCTGCTGTTCAGCCGCAGCGGCTCCGCCACGCTGCTGGTGCTGCTGGGCATCGGCCTCACGCTCGCCAACAACATCATGTCGTACAGCTTCCACGCCTATCAGGCCGAGCTGTTCCCCACCGCGATCCGCGCCCGCGCGATCGGCTTCGTCTATTCATGGAGCCGCTTCTCGGCGATCTTCACGTCGTTCGTGATCGCCTCGGTGCTGAACGGCTTCGGCACGGCGGGCGTGTTCGCGTTCATCTCGGCCGCGATGCTGATCGTGATGGCGTCGATCGGGCTGATGGGGCCGCGCACGCGCGGCATCGCGCTGGAGAAGATCTCGCACTGA
- a CDS encoding DNA-binding protein — MEAPNANFSVQDLLDRLRADPRSSSEIARLCGISQPTVSRLRLSGGQRLRRSDPFIKLCTFYGMEVPVAPARGGSYDERLRDAIVDAWDGSDEHGRALMVVIQGLKGLSSKPG; from the coding sequence ATGGAAGCCCCGAACGCCAATTTTTCGGTTCAGGACCTGCTCGACCGGCTGCGGGCAGATCCGCGCTCGTCCAGCGAAATAGCAAGGCTTTGCGGCATCAGCCAGCCCACCGTGTCGCGTCTTCGGCTGTCCGGCGGGCAGCGGCTCAGGCGCAGTGACCCATTCATCAAGCTATGCACTTTCTATGGAATGGAAGTCCCTGTCGCGCCCGCGCGCGGCGGCAGCTACGACGAGCGCCTGCGTGACGCGATCGTCGATGCCTGGGACGGCTCGGACGAACACGGCCGCGCGCTGATGGTGGTGATCCAGGGGCTCAAGGGCCTCAGCTCGAAGCCCGGGTGA
- a CDS encoding DUF2827 domain-containing protein, translated as MTAPVDLNGLRIGVTIGLHEPNESLWINGIKQNALFLAKLLMKSPHAYRVTLVNTTDTPLTDALPWDRRIFDTRPFVEMKDSLDVMIELGGQIDGEQTAYLKSRGVKIVSYCCGFEYIHATQSILFGRKLWDTLFINRGYDEIWAIPQIAPSSLPFLQSLRRCPGRVVPFVWDPMFLTERARPLRENGEYRPNGQPAKRLTVMEPNHDVVKFCLYPMLIIDEVFRREPDAIAFAHVTNAEHLAHHSREFVLLMNYLEIVRASKASFVGRYDTPVFLSEFTDVVVSHQWENPLNYFYFDVCWQGYPLVHNAHLVPDIGYYYPENDVQAGANVLARVLREHDADWEHYTSRQRELLRRYTSKNPALVADYDLLIANLVNGAR; from the coding sequence ATGACTGCCCCTGTCGATTTGAACGGCCTGCGTATCGGCGTCACCATCGGCCTGCACGAGCCGAACGAAAGCCTCTGGATCAACGGCATCAAGCAGAACGCGCTGTTCCTCGCGAAGCTGCTGATGAAATCGCCGCACGCGTACCGCGTGACGCTCGTCAACACCACCGACACGCCGCTCACCGACGCGCTGCCGTGGGACCGCCGCATCTTCGACACGCGCCCGTTCGTCGAGATGAAGGATTCGCTCGACGTGATGATCGAGCTGGGCGGCCAGATCGACGGCGAGCAGACGGCCTACCTGAAATCGCGCGGCGTGAAGATCGTCAGCTATTGCTGCGGCTTCGAGTACATCCACGCCACGCAGTCGATCCTGTTCGGCCGCAAGCTGTGGGACACGCTGTTCATCAACCGCGGCTACGACGAGATCTGGGCGATTCCGCAGATCGCACCGTCCTCGCTGCCGTTCCTGCAGTCGCTGCGGCGCTGCCCGGGCCGCGTGGTGCCGTTCGTCTGGGATCCGATGTTCCTGACCGAGCGCGCGCGGCCGCTGCGCGAGAACGGCGAGTACCGCCCCAACGGCCAGCCCGCCAAGCGGCTCACCGTGATGGAGCCGAACCACGACGTCGTGAAGTTCTGCCTCTATCCGATGCTGATCATCGACGAGGTGTTCCGCCGCGAGCCCGACGCGATCGCGTTCGCGCACGTCACGAACGCGGAGCACCTCGCGCATCACAGCCGCGAGTTCGTGCTGCTGATGAATTACCTCGAGATCGTGCGCGCCAGCAAGGCGAGCTTCGTCGGCCGCTACGACACGCCGGTGTTCCTGTCGGAATTCACCGACGTGGTGGTCTCGCACCAGTGGGAGAACCCGCTCAACTATTTCTATTTCGACGTGTGCTGGCAGGGCTATCCGCTGGTCCACAACGCGCATCTGGTGCCCGACATCGGCTATTACTACCCGGAGAACGACGTGCAGGCCGGCGCGAACGTGCTGGCGCGCGTGCTGCGCGAACACGATGCCGACTGGGAGCACTACACGAGCCGGCAGCGCGAGCTGCTGCGCCGCTATACGTCGAAGAATCCGGCGCTGGTGGCCGACTACGACCTGCTGATCGCGAACCTGGTCAACGGCGCGCGATGA
- a CDS encoding AraC family transcriptional regulator, whose product MPAPFDPNGDALRDAMRDVIERHCAAPYQPTAIDGLTLFRIASAAPPNHALYNPRLVLVVQGGKQVGFGDLAFRVTTGNFLVVTVDIPVTTQIETTPDGRPHMALTLSLDRALLAEVLPRVVAEPVATASPAALDAAPLTADLLDPFARLLRLLDTPADIGFVAPLIVRELYYRLLRGGVGPTLTQFALNSSHVAKIGRVTEWIKAHYAEPMRIDALAELAGMSLTSFHRHFKNLTSMTPIQYRTQVRLREARRMLISDGEGAGAIGLKVGYESQSQFSRDYKRLFGAPPASDAGRGAGGIETRA is encoded by the coding sequence ATGCCCGCCCCCTTCGACCCGAACGGCGACGCGCTGCGCGACGCGATGCGCGACGTGATCGAGCGGCATTGCGCGGCGCCGTATCAACCCACCGCGATCGACGGCCTGACGCTGTTCCGGATCGCCAGCGCCGCGCCGCCCAATCACGCGCTCTACAATCCGCGCCTGGTGCTGGTGGTGCAGGGCGGCAAGCAGGTGGGGTTCGGCGATCTGGCGTTTCGCGTCACGACCGGCAACTTCCTCGTGGTGACCGTCGACATCCCCGTCACCACCCAGATCGAGACCACGCCCGACGGCCGCCCGCACATGGCGCTGACGCTGAGCCTGGACCGCGCGCTGCTTGCCGAGGTACTGCCGCGCGTGGTGGCCGAGCCGGTGGCCACGGCCTCGCCGGCCGCGCTCGACGCCGCGCCGCTGACGGCCGACCTGCTCGATCCGTTCGCGCGCCTGCTCCGGCTGCTCGACACGCCGGCCGACATCGGCTTCGTCGCGCCGCTGATCGTGCGCGAGCTCTACTACCGGCTGCTGCGCGGCGGCGTCGGCCCGACGCTGACGCAATTCGCGCTGAACAGCTCGCACGTCGCGAAGATCGGCCGCGTCACGGAGTGGATCAAGGCGCACTACGCCGAGCCGATGCGCATCGACGCGCTGGCCGAACTGGCCGGCATGAGCCTGACCTCGTTCCATCGGCACTTCAAGAACCTGACCTCGATGACGCCGATCCAGTACCGCACCCAGGTCCGGCTGCGCGAGGCGCGCCGCATGCTGATCTCGGACGGCGAAGGCGCCGGCGCGATCGGGCTGAAGGTCGGGTACGAAAGCCAGTCGCAGTTCAGCCGCGACTACAAGCGCCTGTTCGGCGCGCCGCCGGCCAGCGATGCGGGGCGCGGGGCGGGCGGGATCGAGACGCGGGCTTGA